CGCTCGTTTGACGTGAAAAATACACTCATTGACGCGTGTATTCCGACCCTGCCAACACGAATGACCAGTTGCAGTGGGCAGTTTTTCGACTGCCAATTGAATGGCGGTTGCAGGGCTACGTGCACAAAAGTTGCACCTGGGACGGTCGTCAAACATTTGACGCTGCCGAGTGCATTGGGCAAGGATCGCGGGCCTCGCAGCGGCTACAGCGCAGAAAGTCAGGAATTTGGTCGTAGCCATTCCATGTCGCACCGATCGAGTCCTTCGCGATAACCATTGGTTATGCGTTTTACGGTGCGAAACCCGAATTTTTCGTAAAACCCTTCGGTCAGGTGGCTGGTATTCAGTTGCACGGCAGCGACTTCGGGCATTTCGGCGACCCATGCGAGCCGCTCGCGCGTGAGAATGCGCCCAATGCCGCTTCGATGAAGCGCTCGGTGGATCATTCCCCAGGTCAAATCGGCGGCGCGAGGGTCCGTGCGCGACGCTGCAATGCCTCCGCAACCGACGATGCGGCCCGTGTCATCGATGACGACGCCGTAACGACCTGGCAAGCGATCGAGAAAGTTGCAGAAATCTTCGCGTTCCGATTCCGAAAAGAACTCCGGAACGTTGCTGTCGAATACATCGAGGCATCCGGTGCGGTGCTCCGGAGCATATTCGACGAACCTCAGATTCATCGTTCGCGACGTAGTTTCCATATGTGCTCCGCGGGGTATCGCCGGGCCCATTCGAGCGGCGCGTAACCCTCGTACGTGGTGGTCGCCCCTTCCTTCGGGCGAATTTCCACGAGGTCGTCGATCATCAAACCGGATTGCCGGAAAAGGCGAATCCATTCTCCGTAGGTGAGCTGGAAAGTGGTTTGTCCGGCTTCATCCGTCCACAAGGGCATGTCGAAATAATCGACGACGAGCTGGTCGCCGACCTTTTCCGTTTTTCGATCCGTGGCCGCATCGAGCCACGGCGTGGCCACGTTGAATGCAAAAAGGCCTCCCGGACGCAAGATGCGCGCTGCTTCGGGCACGGTTTTTCGCGGATTCGCAAACGTCATCGCGCCGTGATCGCAAAAAACGATATCGAAGCTTGCATCTGCAAATGGCGTCCGTTCCGCATTGCCTTCCACGAGCGTCACGGAAACTCCTTCGGCCGCCACGATTTCTCGTGCATGCCGCAGTTGTTCCGATGACAGATCGAGCCCCGTCACACGCGCACCTCGACGCGCAAGTGCCACGGACCATTGCGCCCCGCCACATCCGAATTCGAGGACGTCTTTGCCCGCAACATCACCCAATATACAAAGCTCACGTTCCGGAACGGCCCATACGCCCCACGTCGGATCGACTGTGCCCAGCGACGAGACATGCATCCGCTGATATTCGGAGCTTATCTGATTCCAATACGCCCGGTTTTTTTCGACAAGGTCAGCCATATCAACCTCCGTTATTCTGCGAGGACGTCGACGTACCGTAACGGAATCACTTTGTCGAGAGATTTTTTGCGAAAATCGTGCGCAGCAAAGTGCAAATCACGCGCGTCCGGATCGAAGCTCGGCGAGTCGCATCGTGAATTCGCATAAGGGCGACTCGGCACGCGACATGCACACGCGCCCGCGCATGAGTCAACCTTTGTCGTCCGCGCAGCATTCTGAAATTGTGTCGTCACGTCGCGATACTTTCCTGGCCGCGGCGTTCACGGCAGTTGGAATCATCTCCATCATTGCAGCTCGCGGGGGAATCGAGCACATGATTGCAGGATCGGTGGGCTCGATAGGTGCCGGCTGCATTGCCGTGGGCCTCGTGCTGCTCGATCCGCGTCTGTCCTACGCCGAGCGCACGCTTGCCAGTTTGCCCATCATTTGCATGCTCGCAGGGGTGGGTTTGGCCATCAAGGACAACGCATTGGCATTCGCGGGGTATCCGCTGCTGCTCCTCGGCGTGGGAGGGCTCGTTCCTGCATCGATACGGTCGCGAAAAACCAATGCGGTAAAACTGCCGGCGAGAGAAGAATCCGTTCGCACGAATTCGATGGCATCGGCCGTGATGTCGAATTGATCACGCAAGGACCGCTTGCGATGTGGTGTTTGCCCCCATCGCTTCCCCCGCCACCGTAAATAGCTTCATCTCGTCGCCAATTCCCTTGAGCGAGGCTTTCCCAACCTCTTCCACGACGAACGCATCGCGCACGCGTTTCGCCACCTCTTCACTCACGAGCAGCGGTGGTTTCGGCGCCTTGGCGTGGCTCTCGATGCGCGCCGCGATGTTGACGTTGTGCCCAATCACCGTGAATTCAAGGCGCTCGGCGCTGCCCAAATACCCCGCCACGACTTCACCCGCGTGAATGCCGATACCCGATTTCAATTCGATGCCGTCGGCGCGCAAGCGCTCGTTGTACGCCGATAACCGCTTCTGCATTTCGAGCGCCGCGCGTACCGCCGAAGTCGCCGAATCCCCTTTGCCGTCCGTCAAGCCAAACACGGCGAGCACGGCGTCCCCGATGAACTTGTCGACCATGCCCCCATTCGCGCGAATCGCACCCACCATTTCCGTAAAATACCCATTCAAGACGTCGATGAGCCGCTCTGGAGGCAACGATTCGCTGAGCGGCGTGAAGTCGCGCAAATCGCTGAATAGGATCACGACATCGCGCTTTTTCCCCCCAAGCTCGGCCTGCAAGCCTTCCCGCGCATACTTTTCAATGAACTCGGTCGCAACCTCCGGCGAGACGAACCGCCCAAACGCATCCCGAATTCGCTCGCGCAAGAGCAGCCCGCTTGCCATGTCGTTGATGCCCGCAGCCACGAGCGATAGTTCGTCCGGGCGGCACGTGGATACGCCAGGCTCGAAGTTTCCTTCGCCCACCTTGCGCACGGCATCGAGCAATTTTTCGGAATCCTGCCGCAAACTGCGACCAAACGCATACGCCGTGGCGAGCGCCGCTGCGGTAAAACCTGCTGCAAGAATGCCAGCTTCGTACACGTATCGCTTTTCGCCATGGAGCTCGTCCACCATGCGACGCAACGTCAAGAGCAGCACGAACGCCGGCGCGATGGTGAATACGACGTACCCTTCGACGAGCCTTCGCCCAAGCCTTTCATGGAGCTTGGAAGCGATCGTGCCCGGTGCGTTCGGCAAAACGCGCTCGAAAAGCAGATACTCGAGCTGCGCCACGATGCCTCCACCAAGTACCCAATAACCAATCGCGAACTTGAAATGACTCCCAAACGGAAACGTTGGATGAAGTCCGGCGTGGAGCGCGATGCCGGCTGCGCCCGTCAAAAACCACGTGGCCACGGAAAGCAAATACGCCCTGCGCGCCGGCGCGACGGTACCTTCCACGTTCGTCACGTGCAGCATGACTTCGCGTAGCATCATGTGCAGCACGCAGAGCGAAAGGACCGAACGCGCGAGCTCCTCGAAAGACAAACTGCAAATGTGAACACATACGAGCCGCGCGTAGACGAACGTGAACAAGGACACGAGCAACGTCGCGACATGCAAACGCAGACGCGCTCGCGTGGGCAATTGGGCGCTGATGGGTATGGCCATGATGTTCTGCGAGTGGAGTGGGGGCGGCGAGCTTATCGTATCCATGACCCGCAAGGCGTGCGCCTTTGCGCAAGGCATGCGTGGCGAGCCTGCGGCTGCGCGAGAAATGCCGCAATTGTTGCGACGGCAAACATCTTGCTGTGCCCATGAACATGGCCCACTTTGCAATGCCGCTCTCGCTCTACATGAGCGAAACCATCGTTACGATGCCCGAAACCGCGACGCTCGGCGAGGTCGACGCGACGCTCAATCGCTTCGCCATATCGTGCGTACCCGTCGTCGACGACGCGGGAAATTGCACGGGCGTCTTGTCTCGCACGGATCTACTGCGCATCGGACGCGTGGAGGCGAAGCGTGGTGCGCGAACGGGCGCGCTGCTTCATTTGCCCGAGCTTCGCGCTGGAGACGTGGTCAAGTCGAATCCCGTGACGGTTCTTCCGGACGCACCCGTCTCGGATGCCGCAAAGCTCCTCGTCAAACACCACATACATCGCGTCTTCGTGCGAGATGCAGCGTCGCGGGACGATACGCGTCCGAATCTCACCGGTGTTTTCAGCACCAAGGAAGTGCTGGCAGCCATTCGTGACAAGCGCGTAAATTTGCCGATCAGCGAGTTCATGGCGCACCCGGTGTTCACGATCGAGCACACGGCGACCGTGTCGACGGCTACGGATCGTTTGCGAAATGCGCACGTGAGCGGGCTCGTGGTGGTCGACGAAGACGAATCGCCCATCGGCGTGTTCACGCAGGTCGAGGCGCTCGAAGCTCGAGAATTGCCGCCCGAAACGCACGTCGAGGATGTCATGAACTACGCGATGTTGTGTCTCGACGTGCGCACGCCGCTTTTTCGAGCAGCAGGACAGGCGCTGGCAACGCGCGCTCGTCGCGTGCTCGCCGTGCACGATCGCAAAGTACGCGGAATCCTCACGGGAATCGACTTCGCGCGCGCCGCGAATCATTGAGCACGAGCGTTACTTCTTGCAGTTGTCGTAACGCTCTTTCTCGGTCTTGCAGGCGGTATCGAAGTCGTTCCCCGACTTGCAGAACGCCGTGTCGTATTCGCAGGCTTTGAGGTCGTCGTAGAAGTCCAAGCAGCCTTTGCCGTCGGCTTCGCGCTCGTCCTTGGTGCCGTTGAAATAACAGTCATCGAGTGTCGAGGG
This window of the Polyangiaceae bacterium genome carries:
- a CDS encoding methyltransferase domain-containing protein, which codes for MADLVEKNRAYWNQISSEYQRMHVSSLGTVDPTWGVWAVPERELCILGDVAGKDVLEFGCGGAQWSVALARRGARVTGLDLSSEQLRHAREIVAAEGVSVTLVEGNAERTPFADASFDIVFCDHGAMTFANPRKTVPEAARILRPGGLFAFNVATPWLDAATDRKTEKVGDQLVVDYFDMPLWTDEAGQTTFQLTYGEWIRLFRQSGLMIDDLVEIRPKEGATTTYEGYAPLEWARRYPAEHIWKLRRER
- a CDS encoding CBS domain-containing protein — protein: MSETIVTMPETATLGEVDATLNRFAISCVPVVDDAGNCTGVLSRTDLLRIGRVEAKRGARTGALLHLPELRAGDVVKSNPVTVLPDAPVSDAAKLLVKHHIHRVFVRDAASRDDTRPNLTGVFSTKEVLAAIRDKRVNLPISEFMAHPVFTIEHTATVSTATDRLRNAHVSGLVVVDEDESPIGVFTQVEALEARELPPETHVEDVMNYAMLCLDVRTPLFRAAGQALATRARRVLAVHDRKVRGILTGIDFARAANH
- a CDS encoding adenylate/guanylate cyclase domain-containing protein yields the protein MPCAKAHALRVMDTISSPPPLHSQNIMAIPISAQLPTRARLRLHVATLLVSLFTFVYARLVCVHICSLSFEELARSVLSLCVLHMMLREVMLHVTNVEGTVAPARRAYLLSVATWFLTGAAGIALHAGLHPTFPFGSHFKFAIGYWVLGGGIVAQLEYLLFERVLPNAPGTIASKLHERLGRRLVEGYVVFTIAPAFVLLLTLRRMVDELHGEKRYVYEAGILAAGFTAAALATAYAFGRSLRQDSEKLLDAVRKVGEGNFEPGVSTCRPDELSLVAAGINDMASGLLLRERIRDAFGRFVSPEVATEFIEKYAREGLQAELGGKKRDVVILFSDLRDFTPLSESLPPERLIDVLNGYFTEMVGAIRANGGMVDKFIGDAVLAVFGLTDGKGDSATSAVRAALEMQKRLSAYNERLRADGIELKSGIGIHAGEVVAGYLGSAERLEFTVIGHNVNIAARIESHAKAPKPPLLVSEEVAKRVRDAFVVEEVGKASLKGIGDEMKLFTVAGEAMGANTTSQAVLA
- a CDS encoding GNAT family N-acetyltransferase produces the protein MNLRFVEYAPEHRTGCLDVFDSNVPEFFSESEREDFCNFLDRLPGRYGVVIDDTGRIVGCGGIAASRTDPRAADLTWGMIHRALHRSGIGRILTRERLAWVAEMPEVAAVQLNTSHLTEGFYEKFGFRTVKRITNGYREGLDRCDMEWLRPNS